The Streptobacillus felis genome includes the window ATAGTCCATTAATTAGTGATAAAACAAAAAGAAAGGTTTTAAAAGTTATTAAAGAGTTAGATTATTTTCCTAATTCAGCTGCAGTTTCTCTTACTAAGAGTAGTAGTAGAATTTTAGGTATAGTAATTGAAGATCAAAATGACAATCCTTTACAAAATGATTTCTTTACAGAAACATTATCATATATTAGTGCATATGCATTAGAAAGAGGATATTACATATTATATATTCATTCTAAGGATAATGAAGAATTACATGAAAATATTGAAAGATTAATTAAGACAAATAGGATAGATGGACTTGTATTTTTAAACTTAGTTGAAAATGATAGAAATATTAATTATTTAAAAGAGATTAAATTTCCATATGTAGTATTAGGTACACCAAAAGAGCTTGATAAAGGTTTATGGGTAGATAATGATAATATTAAAGCAACAAGAGAAGTTACAAAAAGAATGATACAAAAGGGTTATACTAATTTTACATTCCTTTCTGGACCTACAAATTTAACTGTGTCTAATTATAGGAAAGAAGGATACACTATTGCTTTAAAAGAAGCTAAAATAAAAAGTATGTATCAAATATCTTCTGATTTTGATTCTTATGAAGCTTATCATACTACTAAGGAATTACTGATGCAAAATAATCAGATAGAAGTTATAATAACTACAGATGATATTTTAGCTATAGGTGCTATAAGAGCTATAGAAGAACTTGGTAAAAAAGTTGAAGTTACTGGATTTAATAATTCTAAATTAAGAAGATACCTTAAACTTAACTTTACAACAGTAGATATTCGTTATGAAGAACTAGCGAATAAGTCTGTAAATATATTAATAGATAATATAGAAAATGTAAAAAGAGAAAAGAACTTTGTAATAGTTCAAGCTGATATTATAGAAGGAGAAAAAAATGGAACAAAACTTTGATTATAAACACATTAATAAAAATAGAAAAAGCGCAATAATAATGCATATTTCTTCTTTATGGAGCGAATATGGGATAGGTAATTTAGGTAAAGAAGCATATGAATTTGCTGATTTTTTAAAGGAATCAGGACAATTTTATTGGCAAATACTGCCTACAGGACCAACAGGTTATGGGGATTCACCTTATCAAGCGTTTT containing:
- a CDS encoding LacI family DNA-binding transcriptional regulator, which gives rise to MKKITIKDVAKKANVSEATVSRVMSNSPLISDKTKRKVLKVIKELDYFPNSAAVSLTKSSSRILGIVIEDQNDNPLQNDFFTETLSYISAYALERGYYILYIHSKDNEELHENIERLIKTNRIDGLVFLNLVENDRNINYLKEIKFPYVVLGTPKELDKGLWVDNDNIKATREVTKRMIQKGYTNFTFLSGPTNLTVSNYRKEGYTIALKEAKIKSMYQISSDFDSYEAYHTTKELLMQNNQIEVIITTDDILAIGAIRAIEELGKKVEVTGFNNSKLRRYLKLNFTTVDIRYEELANKSVNILIDNIENVKREKNFVIVQADIIEGEKNGTKL